Proteins from one Cicer arietinum cultivar CDC Frontier isolate Library 1 chromosome 3, Cicar.CDCFrontier_v2.0, whole genome shotgun sequence genomic window:
- the LOC101503705 gene encoding rop guanine nucleotide exchange factor 3-like isoform X2: MNKSSNFGENSDMDHSVSDTPAFSPLSGDSFGYCRVWTSSDASNSNFSDTLDDSSYASEPSPSPSQWRDVKPGLSKLGMKLRKNSVHTKLDDNDLLDTGELEMMKERFAKLLLGEDMSGGGKGVSTAVTISNAITNLYATVFGQSLKLEPLKLEKKTMWKREMKVLLSVCDYIQEFAPTAQYLEDGTIVEMMKSRPRSDIYVNLPALQKLDTMLIEILDSFEDTEFWYAENISASSPRLRAASFRKIVPRKDEKWWLPVPCVLPGGLSEKSRKHLIEKRDCANQIHKAAMAINSNILDEIDIPETYIEDLPKLKFYCQVIEDSYKCDPIRQMSWNLSSNFISLLWKPIIASGRGSLGDTIYHYMYTADKFSPDQLLDCLKISSEHEALDLADRVESSMYTWRRKACLSHSKSSWKEVKDLMDDTDWKDKNYILADRAEALLFCLKQRYPELSQTSLDTCKIQYNRDVGKAVLESYSRVLEGLAFNIVAWIEDVLYVDNSMRNREV, translated from the exons ATGAATAAATCATCCAACTTTGGTGAAAATTCTGATATGGATCATTCAGTGAGTGATACTCCTGCTTTTTCTCCATTGAGTGGTGATTCTTTTGGATACTGCAGAGTTTGGACAAGCTCAGAtgcatcaaattcaaatttctcAGACACTTTAGATGATAGCAGCTATGCTAGTGAACCTTCGCCTTCACCGTCTCAGTGGAGGGATGTTAAACCTGGTCTTTCCAAGCTAGGAATGAAGCTGCGCAAGAACTCGGTCCATACTAAACTTGATGATAATGATCTCTTGGATACAG GTGAACTTGAAATGATGAAGGAAAGATTTGCAAAGCTTCTGCTAGGAGAAGACATGTCTGGTGGAGGGAAAGGTGTTTCCACAGCAGTTACAATCTCAAATGCCATTACCAATCTCTATG CAACAGTATTTGGACAAAGCTTAAAATTGGAACCATTGAAGCTTGAGAAGAAAACCATGTGGAAAAGGGAAATGAAGGTTCTTTTATCGGTGTGTGATTACATACAAGAATTTGCACCAACTGCACAATATTTAGAAGACGGCACAATTGTTGAG ATGATGAAAAGCAGGCCAAGGTCAGATATCTATGTCAACCTCCCTGCACTGCAGAAGCTTGACACAATGCTTATA GAAATATTAGATTCTTTTGAGGATACTGAATTCTGGTATGCAGAGAACATATCAGCAAGTTCACCTCGCTTACGCGCAGCCTCGTTTCGAAAGATTGTTCCAAGGAAAGATGAGAAATGGTGGTTGCCTGTTCCTTGTGTTCTCCCTGGTGGCCTCTCTGAGAAGTCAAGGAAACACCTTATAGAGAAAAGGGATTGTGctaatcaaattcataaagcAGCAATGGCCATTAATAGCAATATTCTTGATGAAATAGATATTCCAGAAACATACATAGAAGATCTTCCAAAG CTGAAATTCTATTGCCAAGTGATTGAGGATTCCTATAAATGTGACCCTATAAGGCAAATGTCTTGGAATTTAtcatcaaatttcataagcctTTTATGGAAGCCAATAATAGCA AGTGGAAGAGGAAGTCTAGGGGACACAATTTACCACTACATGTATACTGCAGACAAGTTCTCACCTGATCAACTTCTTGACTGTCTCAAAATAAGCTCTGAACATGAAGCACTTGATCTAGCAGACAGGGTTGAATCATCAATGTACACATGGAGACGTAAAGCTTGTCTTAGCCACTCAAAGTCATCATGGAAAGAAGTAAAAGATCTCATGGATGACACTGATTGGAAGGACAAAAACTACATCTTAGCTGATAGAGCTGAGGCTTTGTTGTTTTGCCTCAAGCAAAGATATCCTGAACTTTCGCAAACTTCTTTGGATACATGCAAGATCCAATACAACCGG GATGTGGGGAAAGCAGTACTAGAAAGCTATTCGAGAGTTTTAGAAGGCCTAGCCTTCAACATTGTTGCTTGGATTGAAGATGTTCTTTATGTAGATAATTCAATGAGAAATCGAGAAGTCTAG
- the LOC101503705 gene encoding rop guanine nucleotide exchange factor 2-like isoform X3, translated as MNKSSNFGENSDMDHSVSDTPAFSPLSGDSFGYCRVWTSSDASNSNFSDTLDDSSYASEPSPSPSQWRDVKPGLSKLGMKLRKNSVHTKLDDNDLLDTGELEMMKERFAKLLLGEDMSGGGKGVSTAVTISNAITNLYATVFGQSLKLEPLKLEKKTMWKREMKVLLSVCDYIQEFAPTAQYLEDGTIVEMMKSRPRSDIYVNLPALQKLDTMLIEILDSFEDTEFWYAENISASSPRLRAASFRKIVPRKDEKWWLPVPCVLPGGLSEKSRKHLIEKRDCANQIHKAAMAINSNILDEIDIPETYIEDLPKSGRGSLGDTIYHYMYTADKFSPDQLLDCLKISSEHEALDLADRVESSMYTWRRKACLSHSKSSWKEVKDLMDDTDWKDKNYILADRAEALLFCLKQRYPELSQTSLDTCKIQYNRDVGKAVLESYSRVLEGLAFNIVAWIEDVLYVDNSMRNREV; from the exons ATGAATAAATCATCCAACTTTGGTGAAAATTCTGATATGGATCATTCAGTGAGTGATACTCCTGCTTTTTCTCCATTGAGTGGTGATTCTTTTGGATACTGCAGAGTTTGGACAAGCTCAGAtgcatcaaattcaaatttctcAGACACTTTAGATGATAGCAGCTATGCTAGTGAACCTTCGCCTTCACCGTCTCAGTGGAGGGATGTTAAACCTGGTCTTTCCAAGCTAGGAATGAAGCTGCGCAAGAACTCGGTCCATACTAAACTTGATGATAATGATCTCTTGGATACAG GTGAACTTGAAATGATGAAGGAAAGATTTGCAAAGCTTCTGCTAGGAGAAGACATGTCTGGTGGAGGGAAAGGTGTTTCCACAGCAGTTACAATCTCAAATGCCATTACCAATCTCTATG CAACAGTATTTGGACAAAGCTTAAAATTGGAACCATTGAAGCTTGAGAAGAAAACCATGTGGAAAAGGGAAATGAAGGTTCTTTTATCGGTGTGTGATTACATACAAGAATTTGCACCAACTGCACAATATTTAGAAGACGGCACAATTGTTGAG ATGATGAAAAGCAGGCCAAGGTCAGATATCTATGTCAACCTCCCTGCACTGCAGAAGCTTGACACAATGCTTATA GAAATATTAGATTCTTTTGAGGATACTGAATTCTGGTATGCAGAGAACATATCAGCAAGTTCACCTCGCTTACGCGCAGCCTCGTTTCGAAAGATTGTTCCAAGGAAAGATGAGAAATGGTGGTTGCCTGTTCCTTGTGTTCTCCCTGGTGGCCTCTCTGAGAAGTCAAGGAAACACCTTATAGAGAAAAGGGATTGTGctaatcaaattcataaagcAGCAATGGCCATTAATAGCAATATTCTTGATGAAATAGATATTCCAGAAACATACATAGAAGATCTTCCAAAG AGTGGAAGAGGAAGTCTAGGGGACACAATTTACCACTACATGTATACTGCAGACAAGTTCTCACCTGATCAACTTCTTGACTGTCTCAAAATAAGCTCTGAACATGAAGCACTTGATCTAGCAGACAGGGTTGAATCATCAATGTACACATGGAGACGTAAAGCTTGTCTTAGCCACTCAAAGTCATCATGGAAAGAAGTAAAAGATCTCATGGATGACACTGATTGGAAGGACAAAAACTACATCTTAGCTGATAGAGCTGAGGCTTTGTTGTTTTGCCTCAAGCAAAGATATCCTGAACTTTCGCAAACTTCTTTGGATACATGCAAGATCCAATACAACCGG GATGTGGGGAAAGCAGTACTAGAAAGCTATTCGAGAGTTTTAGAAGGCCTAGCCTTCAACATTGTTGCTTGGATTGAAGATGTTCTTTATGTAGATAATTCAATGAGAAATCGAGAAGTCTAG
- the LOC101503705 gene encoding rop guanine nucleotide exchange factor 3-like isoform X1 yields MNKSSNFGENSDMDHSVSDTPAFSPLSGDSFGYCRVWTSSDASNSNFSDTLDDSSYASEPSPSPSQWRDVKPGLSKLGMKLRKNSVHTKLDDNDLLDTGELEMMKERFAKLLLGEDMSGGGKGVSTAVTISNAITNLYATVFGQSLKLEPLKLEKKTMWKREMKVLLSVCDYIQEFAPTAQYLEDGTIVEMMKSRPRSDIYVNLPALQKLDTMLIEILDSFEDTEFWYAENISASSPRLRAASFRKIVPRKDEKWWLPVPCVLPGGLSEKSRKHLIEKRDCANQIHKAAMAINSNILDEIDIPETYIEDLPKLKFYCQVIEDSYKCDPIRQMSWNLSSNFISLLWKPIIAAESCRKRDDIISYKSGRGSLGDTIYHYMYTADKFSPDQLLDCLKISSEHEALDLADRVESSMYTWRRKACLSHSKSSWKEVKDLMDDTDWKDKNYILADRAEALLFCLKQRYPELSQTSLDTCKIQYNRDVGKAVLESYSRVLEGLAFNIVAWIEDVLYVDNSMRNREV; encoded by the exons ATGAATAAATCATCCAACTTTGGTGAAAATTCTGATATGGATCATTCAGTGAGTGATACTCCTGCTTTTTCTCCATTGAGTGGTGATTCTTTTGGATACTGCAGAGTTTGGACAAGCTCAGAtgcatcaaattcaaatttctcAGACACTTTAGATGATAGCAGCTATGCTAGTGAACCTTCGCCTTCACCGTCTCAGTGGAGGGATGTTAAACCTGGTCTTTCCAAGCTAGGAATGAAGCTGCGCAAGAACTCGGTCCATACTAAACTTGATGATAATGATCTCTTGGATACAG GTGAACTTGAAATGATGAAGGAAAGATTTGCAAAGCTTCTGCTAGGAGAAGACATGTCTGGTGGAGGGAAAGGTGTTTCCACAGCAGTTACAATCTCAAATGCCATTACCAATCTCTATG CAACAGTATTTGGACAAAGCTTAAAATTGGAACCATTGAAGCTTGAGAAGAAAACCATGTGGAAAAGGGAAATGAAGGTTCTTTTATCGGTGTGTGATTACATACAAGAATTTGCACCAACTGCACAATATTTAGAAGACGGCACAATTGTTGAG ATGATGAAAAGCAGGCCAAGGTCAGATATCTATGTCAACCTCCCTGCACTGCAGAAGCTTGACACAATGCTTATA GAAATATTAGATTCTTTTGAGGATACTGAATTCTGGTATGCAGAGAACATATCAGCAAGTTCACCTCGCTTACGCGCAGCCTCGTTTCGAAAGATTGTTCCAAGGAAAGATGAGAAATGGTGGTTGCCTGTTCCTTGTGTTCTCCCTGGTGGCCTCTCTGAGAAGTCAAGGAAACACCTTATAGAGAAAAGGGATTGTGctaatcaaattcataaagcAGCAATGGCCATTAATAGCAATATTCTTGATGAAATAGATATTCCAGAAACATACATAGAAGATCTTCCAAAG CTGAAATTCTATTGCCAAGTGATTGAGGATTCCTATAAATGTGACCCTATAAGGCAAATGTCTTGGAATTTAtcatcaaatttcataagcctTTTATGGAAGCCAATAATAGCAGCTGAGTCTTGTAGAAAACGCGATGATATAATTTCTTATAAG AGTGGAAGAGGAAGTCTAGGGGACACAATTTACCACTACATGTATACTGCAGACAAGTTCTCACCTGATCAACTTCTTGACTGTCTCAAAATAAGCTCTGAACATGAAGCACTTGATCTAGCAGACAGGGTTGAATCATCAATGTACACATGGAGACGTAAAGCTTGTCTTAGCCACTCAAAGTCATCATGGAAAGAAGTAAAAGATCTCATGGATGACACTGATTGGAAGGACAAAAACTACATCTTAGCTGATAGAGCTGAGGCTTTGTTGTTTTGCCTCAAGCAAAGATATCCTGAACTTTCGCAAACTTCTTTGGATACATGCAAGATCCAATACAACCGG GATGTGGGGAAAGCAGTACTAGAAAGCTATTCGAGAGTTTTAGAAGGCCTAGCCTTCAACATTGTTGCTTGGATTGAAGATGTTCTTTATGTAGATAATTCAATGAGAAATCGAGAAGTCTAG
- the LOC101503367 gene encoding gibberellin 20-oxidase-like protein — protein MMSNSKSHVNIPILDISQTLEPSCLSSLSKASKVWGFFHIINHGISKDLCSQLHSISKHLFSLPSDTKLRLGPFSSLKSYTPHFIASPFFESLRVNGPNFYVSAKSSADILFDKQDSKFSEILQEYGNKMEDLSKKILKLVLMSLGYGIEKKFYDSEFNKCHGYLRINNYSSHETMEDQVEGLGMHTDMSCITILYQDEIGGLQVRTNEGDWINIFPSEGTLVVNIGDMLQAWSNDKLRSSEHRVVLKQPVNRFSLAFFWCFEDEKVILAPDEVVEEGNKRKYKPFVCLDYLKFRENNERGRFEKVGFTVRDFAGINDYFN, from the exons ATGATGTCTAACTCCAAATCTCATGTTAACATTCCCATTTTAGACATTTCTCAAACTTTAGAGCCATCTTGTTTATCTTCTCTTTCTAAAGCAAGCAAAGTTTGGGGATTTTTCCACATAATCAACCATGGAATCTCCAAAGATCTTTGTAGCCAGCTTCATTCAATATCAAAACATCTCTTCAGCCTCCCTTCTGACACTAAACTTAGACTTGGTCCTTTTTCATCTTTGAAATCTTACACACCTCATTTCATTGCATCTCCATTCTTTGAGAGCCTAAGAGTTAATGGACCAAACTTTTATGTTTCTGCTAAAAGTTCTGCAGATATCCTCTTTGACAAACAGGATTCAAAATTCAG TGAGATACTACAAGAATATGGCAATAAGATGGAGGATTTATCTAAGAAAATTCTAAAGCTTGTGTTGATGAGTTTAGGATATGGTATTGAGAAGAAGTTTTATGATTCTGAGTTCAACAAGTGTCATGGTTACTTAAGGATAAACAATTACTCTTCACATGAAACAATGGAAGATCAAGTTGAAGGGCTTGGAATGCACACTGACATGAGTTGTATAACAATTTTGTATCAAGATGAAATTGGAGGGCTTCAAGTGAGAACAAATGAAGGagattggataaatatttttccatCTGAGGGAACACTAGTTGTGAACATAGGTGATATGCTTCAAGCTTGGAGCAATGACAAGTTAAGATCCTCAGAACATAGAGTTGTTTTGAAGCAACCTGTCAATAGGTTTTCACTGGCCTTCTTTTGGTGCTTTGAGGATGAAAAAGTGATTTTGGCACCTGATGAAGTTGTTGAAGAAGGAAATAAGAGGAAGTATAAGCCATTTGTGTGTTTGGACTATTTGAAATTTAGAGAGAATAATGAAAGAGGAAGATTTGAAAAAGTTGGTTTCACAGTTAGAGATTTTGCTGGGATTAATGATTATTTCAATTAA